One segment of Erigeron canadensis isolate Cc75 chromosome 2, C_canadensis_v1, whole genome shotgun sequence DNA contains the following:
- the LOC122588165 gene encoding uncharacterized protein LOC122588165, translated as MSNFNNQKENDFWNNAVNDFNQSYSNQPPQTPFIPPPNDPRYAQFMAAYYVSLAAAQPPNFYHGGSSSAAQFQQHDQHSFPTPPCNPTPTHESAPTPESVPTPQSIPEAQPKKGRVKSMSKRTKKSKQPKEPAANSSNWTELEMKVLTECWIDATEDPYIGKDQSVDSFWGIIIDKYNARFPSNTRNHNQISGKWRKIRTNVSKFNAIWKGYDGHRCSGENDAQVMEEARSEYFT; from the coding sequence ATGTCGAACTTCAacaaccaaaaagaaaacgacttCTGGAACAACGCCGTGAACGATTTTAATCAATCGTACTCTAACCAGCCACCACAAACACCCTTCATCCCACCACCAAATGACCCCCGTTATGCTCAGTTCATGGCAGCTTATTATGTTTCACTTGCCGCTGCACAACCCCCTAATTTCTACCATGGGGGGTCGTCGTCAGCTGCACAATTTCAACAACACGATCAACACTCGTTTCCCACACCACCATGTAACCCCACCCCCACACACGAATCTGCTCCCACGCCAGAATCTGTTCCCACCCCCCAATCCATCCCTGAAGCACAACCAAAAAAGGGTCGGGTCAAAAGCATGTCCAAACGCACCAAGAAAAGCAAACAACCAAAAGAACCTGCTGCAAACTCGTCAAATTGGACCGAGCTTGAGATGAAAGTTCTCACTGAGTGTTGGATCGATGCTACAGAAGATCCATACATCGGCAAAGACCAATCTGTTGATTCTTTTTGGGGGATAATCATAGATAAGTACAATGCAAGATTCCCCAGCAACACAAGAAACCACAATCAAATAAGTGGCAAGTGGAGAAAGATCAGAACAAATGTGTCAAAGTTCAACGCAATCTGGAAAGGCTATGATGGTCATCGGTGCAGTGGTGAGAACGATGCCCAAGTAATGGAGGAAGCGCGATCAGAGTACTTTACTTAA